In the Shewanella sp. OMA3-2 genome, one interval contains:
- a CDS encoding extracellular solute-binding protein: MRMVKGTAVLGLASLACSAMADEALTVYSYRQAFLVEPILEQFTQNTGIKVNVVFAKDGIAERIEREGRLSPVDVVLTSDFSRLMELVEKDLVSAVNNEVINNNIPEVYRSPNNDWYALTMRVRNVYSSKERTGKIDIDYEDLAKPEYKGKICTRSGKHPYNVALVASMIAHHGEAETKTWLTGVKANLARKPQGNDRDQVLAVKEGMCDVALGNSYYYGNMLIDENQKSWAEAVYINFPNQANRGAHINVSGMALAKFSPSKGNAIKLMEFLTSNVAQQAYADVNMEYPVKADVKPSKLVASWGEFKADSLPIYKLAENHQAAVKLLDEVKFDL; the protein is encoded by the coding sequence ATGAGAATGGTAAAAGGTACTGCGGTTTTAGGTTTAGCCAGTTTAGCCTGTTCAGCCATGGCGGATGAAGCGTTAACTGTGTATTCATATCGACAAGCATTTTTAGTTGAGCCTATCTTAGAGCAGTTTACTCAAAATACGGGTATTAAGGTTAATGTTGTATTTGCTAAAGATGGTATTGCAGAACGTATTGAACGTGAAGGCCGTTTATCTCCTGTTGATGTGGTATTAACATCTGATTTTTCTCGTTTAATGGAACTCGTTGAAAAAGACCTCGTCTCTGCTGTGAACAATGAGGTGATTAATAACAATATTCCTGAAGTTTATCGTTCACCTAACAATGATTGGTATGCGCTGACTATGCGAGTGCGTAATGTATATTCTTCCAAAGAACGCACAGGCAAGATTGATATCGATTATGAAGACCTAGCTAAGCCTGAATACAAAGGTAAAATTTGTACTCGCAGTGGTAAGCATCCTTACAATGTGGCGTTAGTGGCCTCAATGATTGCGCATCATGGTGAGGCGGAAACCAAAACCTGGTTAACAGGTGTAAAAGCTAACTTAGCGCGTAAACCTCAAGGTAATGATCGTGATCAAGTATTAGCGGTTAAAGAAGGGATGTGCGATGTCGCCCTCGGTAATAGCTATTATTACGGCAACATGTTGATCGACGAAAACCAAAAAAGTTGGGCTGAAGCCGTTTATATTAACTTTCCTAACCAGGCTAATCGTGGCGCTCACATTAACGTCTCAGGTATGGCGTTAGCTAAATTTTCTCCAAGTAAAGGTAATGCAATCAAATTAATGGAGTTTTTAACCTCTAATGTTGCTCAGCAAGCCTATGCGGACGTTAACATGGAATATCCGGTTAAAGCTGATGTGAAGCCATCAAAACTTGTGGCATCATGGGGCGAATTTAAAGCAGATTCACTTCCTATTTATAAATTGGCTGAAAATCATCAAGCGGCAGTGAAGCTACTTGATGAAGTAAAATTTGACCTTTAA
- a CDS encoding Dyp-type peroxidase translates to MDNQVMPREQLGICAEGNLHSIYLMFNANDGVEDKLRPSIANVAQYIYELTDQYADSAFNGFVGIGANFWDTYYPQARPALLKPFPAMNEGNRDAPAIEYDLFIHIRCDRFDILHLVANEINQMFEDLVELVDEERGFRFMDSRDLTGFVDGTENPKGRHRQQVALVAEEDPEFKSGSYIHVQKFAHNLSKWHRLPVKKQEDIFGRTKQDDIEYESADKPLTSHTKRVNLKDVDGNTMEILRQSMPYGSVKEQGLMFISSCKTPDNFEQMLRSMVYGDGHGNHDHLMQFTKALTGSSFFAPSLDFLTQWEEE, encoded by the coding sequence ATGGATAATCAGGTTATGCCGCGCGAGCAATTAGGGATATGTGCTGAAGGTAATTTACATAGTATTTATTTGATGTTTAATGCCAATGATGGTGTTGAAGACAAACTGCGTCCTTCGATTGCTAATGTAGCGCAATATATCTATGAACTAACAGATCAATATGCTGATAGTGCCTTCAATGGTTTTGTTGGCATTGGGGCTAATTTTTGGGATACCTATTATCCACAAGCTCGTCCAGCACTATTAAAACCCTTTCCGGCAATGAATGAAGGTAACCGTGATGCGCCAGCTATCGAGTATGATTTATTTATTCATATTCGCTGTGACCGTTTCGATATTTTGCATCTGGTGGCTAATGAAATTAACCAGATGTTTGAAGACTTGGTTGAGCTGGTAGACGAAGAACGCGGTTTCCGTTTTATGGATAGCCGTGATTTAACAGGCTTTGTTGATGGAACTGAAAACCCCAAAGGCCGTCATCGTCAACAGGTGGCTTTGGTGGCAGAGGAAGATCCTGAATTTAAATCAGGTAGTTATATTCATGTGCAGAAATTTGCTCACAACTTAAGCAAATGGCATCGTTTACCTGTCAAGAAGCAAGAAGATATTTTTGGCCGAACTAAACAAGATGATATTGAATATGAATCGGCAGATAAACCGTTAACCAGCCATACCAAGCGTGTAAATTTAAAAGATGTTGATGGTAATACCATGGAGATTTTACGTCAAAGTATGCCATACGGATCAGTTAAAGAGCAGGGGCTTATGTTTATCTCTAGCTGTAAAACACCTGATAACTTTGAGCAAATGCTGCGTAGCATGGTTTATGGTGATGGGCATGGCAACCATGACCATTTAATGCAGTTTACTAAAGCACTAACAGGGTCATCTTTTTTTGCACCTTCGCTGGATTTTTTAACTCAGTGGGAAGAAGAGTAA
- a CDS encoding ABC transporter permease — protein MILGLSRSWSLTGYLIAAVITLPLIALIVQATFPDEAVFKHLFDTVLPTYIANSLLLMLLVGIGSLVIAVPAAWFVARCEFPGRRYFQWLLLLPLAMPAYIVAYVYTDMLDYAGPVQRVLRGFFHWSSPHDYYFPAIRSLGGAAIMLSLVLFPYIYLLARTAFMEQSSSLLHASRIMGSSPWRSFLRVALPMSRPALAVGVALVAMETAADYATVSYFAVPTLTTAVYDTWLGYGSLTAAAKLSAIMLLVIFTVVGVERFARRKQELFQKQSALNDSDRYRLKGLKSFAAWAYCSTLLLFAFLLPFAILTTYAIDYFDQSWDDRFWQYSWNSLYIAVLVSVVCLLLALLLMFVRRVSPREYDYLPSRLSCTGYALPGTVLAIGVLVPLTYLDFAINDVYDWLGAKGPGLLFTGSAFAIVFALTVRFLAIAVGSIESSYKRISPSLDMASITMGQKPKQLLMRVHLPLLRKGLLAGALLVFIESMKELPAALLLRPIGFENLATYVFQFVSDEKLEHGALAAIVIVFVGLIPLIYLNRSLEHTR, from the coding sequence ATGATTTTAGGTTTATCCAGAAGCTGGTCGCTTACTGGTTACTTAATAGCGGCGGTGATTACACTGCCGCTTATTGCATTAATAGTGCAAGCCACATTTCCCGATGAAGCCGTTTTTAAGCATCTGTTTGATACAGTACTACCAACCTATATTGCTAACAGCTTATTACTTATGTTACTGGTGGGTATTGGGTCGTTAGTTATTGCTGTACCTGCAGCTTGGTTTGTTGCTCGTTGCGAGTTTCCAGGACGCCGATATTTTCAATGGTTATTGCTGTTACCTCTGGCTATGCCTGCTTATATCGTTGCCTATGTTTATACTGATATGCTGGATTATGCTGGTCCTGTACAGCGTGTCTTAAGAGGTTTTTTCCATTGGAGTTCTCCGCACGATTACTACTTTCCTGCTATTCGTAGTCTAGGCGGTGCAGCGATTATGTTATCGTTAGTGCTGTTCCCGTATATTTATTTATTGGCTCGTACCGCTTTTATGGAGCAGTCTTCTAGTCTATTGCATGCATCGCGAATTATGGGTTCGAGTCCTTGGCGCAGTTTTTTGCGTGTCGCTTTACCTATGTCGCGTCCAGCGTTAGCAGTAGGTGTTGCACTGGTTGCAATGGAAACCGCTGCCGACTATGCCACTGTAAGCTATTTTGCTGTACCAACATTAACCACGGCAGTGTATGACACTTGGCTGGGGTATGGCAGTTTAACTGCGGCGGCCAAATTGTCTGCAATTATGCTATTAGTGATCTTTACCGTGGTTGGCGTCGAGCGATTTGCTCGGCGTAAGCAAGAGTTATTTCAAAAGCAATCAGCGCTTAACGATAGTGATCGATATCGACTTAAAGGGCTTAAATCTTTTGCTGCTTGGGCATACTGTAGTACATTATTATTGTTTGCATTTTTATTACCCTTCGCGATTTTGACTACTTATGCCATCGATTATTTTGACCAAAGTTGGGACGATCGTTTTTGGCAATATAGCTGGAATAGCTTATATATTGCCGTGCTCGTCAGCGTAGTTTGCTTATTATTAGCCTTATTATTGATGTTTGTACGTCGGGTTAGCCCTAGAGAATATGATTATTTGCCATCACGTTTAAGTTGCACGGGTTACGCTTTACCTGGCACAGTATTAGCCATCGGTGTGCTAGTGCCATTGACCTATTTAGATTTTGCGATTAACGATGTCTATGACTGGCTAGGGGCTAAGGGCCCTGGTTTGTTATTTACAGGCAGTGCTTTTGCGATTGTATTTGCGCTCACAGTGCGTTTTTTAGCGATAGCTGTTGGCAGTATTGAGAGTAGTTATAAACGCATATCGCCATCATTAGATATGGCAAGTATTACTATGGGGCAAAAGCCTAAACAGCTATTAATGCGTGTTCATTTACCTCTATTGCGCAAAGGATTATTGGCCGGTGCACTATTGGTGTTCATTGAAAGTATGAAAGAGCTTCCCGCGGCATTATTATTAAGGCCCATTGGCTTTGAAAATCTGGCAACCTATGTATTCCAGTTTGTGTCTGATGAAAAACTCGAACATGGGGCGTTGGCCGCCATTGTAATTGTATTTGTTGGACTTATCCCGTTGATTTACCTTAATCGTTCATTGGAGCATACTCGCTAA
- a CDS encoding ABC transporter ATP-binding protein — translation MSTLTIENVFSDYQGQVILNGLNLTLQQGEIVALLGPSGCGKTTLLRAIAGLQPISQGTIQINGTTLTGDDIFIPSELRGVGMIFQDYALFPHLNVADNILFGVKGLNKAARQARLNEMLELVKLAGLGQRYPHELSGGQQQRVSIARALAYEPQLLLLDEPFSNIDAQVRNEMMLEIRTILKQRNVSAVFVTHSKDEAFVFADKLALFKQGAIIQHGLAEDLYAHPTDRYVAEFLGAGNYLPITVTNSQQVSSPIGLLQSSAAINYPVDYQGHLLLRPQQVELVADDNGVATIVDRRFLGTVCHYWVKVEEHCLEVKSQVLQLAPGQKVNLFAPTHPLVIF, via the coding sequence ATGTCGACTCTTACCATCGAAAATGTCTTCAGTGATTATCAAGGTCAAGTGATTTTAAACGGGCTTAATTTAACCCTGCAGCAAGGTGAAATAGTCGCTTTACTTGGCCCTAGCGGTTGCGGTAAAACCACCTTGCTTCGTGCTATTGCAGGCTTACAGCCTATCAGTCAAGGCACTATTCAAATCAATGGCACCACCCTAACAGGCGATGATATATTTATTCCTAGTGAGCTGCGTGGGGTAGGGATGATTTTTCAAGATTATGCCTTGTTTCCGCATCTCAATGTAGCCGATAACATTCTGTTTGGGGTAAAAGGCCTTAATAAGGCCGCGCGCCAAGCCAGGTTAAATGAAATGCTCGAGCTAGTTAAGTTAGCTGGCTTGGGACAACGCTACCCCCATGAGTTGTCTGGTGGACAACAACAGCGTGTATCTATTGCACGTGCGCTAGCCTACGAGCCTCAGTTACTCTTGCTTGATGAGCCTTTTTCTAATATTGATGCGCAAGTACGTAACGAAATGATGCTTGAAATAAGAACTATTTTGAAACAACGTAATGTTAGTGCCGTATTTGTCACGCACAGTAAAGATGAAGCATTTGTATTTGCTGATAAATTAGCTTTATTTAAGCAAGGCGCTATTATTCAACATGGTTTGGCTGAAGACCTATACGCGCACCCTACAGATCGCTACGTTGCTGAGTTTTTAGGGGCGGGTAATTATTTACCAATAACGGTAACCAATAGCCAGCAAGTATCATCACCAATTGGTTTGTTGCAAAGTAGTGCCGCTATAAACTATCCTGTTGATTATCAAGGGCACCTATTACTTAGACCGCAACAAGTTGAACTGGTTGCTGATGATAATGGTGTGGCCACAATCGTGGATAGGCGGTTTTTAGGCACTGTTTGTCATTATTGGGTCAAAGTAGAAGAGCATTGTTTGGAAGTAAAAAGCCAAGTATTACAGTTGGCCCCTGGGCAGAAAGTTAATTTATTTGCGCCAACGCATCCCTTGGTTATTTTTTGA
- a CDS encoding ferredoxin--NADP reductase yields the protein MWVTGEVIERIDWNDKLFSLKIKAPIEPYIAGQFIKLSQIRDDKRIARAYSVVNPPGSDYIEILAVAVENGQLSPDLQSLSAGDTIEVTPKATGFMTLDEIPHGALQGNHLWLISTGTAVGPFISMLLTDEPWQRFEKVVLVYGVRLAEDLAYLSAIKQLQAKYPQQFHFIPIVTREPFEGALTCRIPDAINSGLLQQKVSLAINAEDSQVMICGNPGMIADAQTALLTLGLTKNLRRAPGQITVEKYW from the coding sequence ATGTGGGTAACTGGTGAAGTAATTGAGCGAATTGATTGGAATGACAAGCTTTTTTCTTTAAAAATTAAAGCACCTATTGAACCTTATATCGCTGGGCAATTTATTAAACTAAGCCAAATTCGTGATGATAAACGTATTGCTCGGGCGTACTCTGTGGTTAACCCACCTGGTAGCGATTATATTGAAATATTAGCGGTTGCTGTGGAAAATGGGCAATTATCACCCGACCTTCAATCGCTTTCTGCGGGTGATACTATTGAAGTAACACCCAAGGCAACAGGGTTTATGACCTTAGATGAAATTCCACACGGGGCATTACAAGGTAATCATTTGTGGTTGATATCTACCGGTACAGCCGTTGGGCCCTTTATTTCAATGTTGCTTACTGACGAGCCTTGGCAACGGTTTGAGAAAGTGGTGTTGGTCTATGGTGTACGTTTGGCTGAAGACTTAGCTTACTTGTCGGCTATTAAGCAGCTGCAAGCAAAATATCCACAGCAATTTCATTTTATTCCTATTGTGACTCGCGAACCGTTTGAAGGTGCATTGACATGTCGTATTCCCGATGCAATTAATAGCGGCTTATTACAACAGAAGGTGTCATTAGCGATTAATGCTGAAGATTCTCAAGTGATGATTTGTGGTAACCCAGGCATGATTGCTGATGCACAAACTGCGTTATTAACATTAGGATTAACTAAAAATCTTAGACGTGCCCCAGGGCAAATCACAGTAGAGAAATATTGGTAA